The following coding sequences are from one Crateriforma spongiae window:
- a CDS encoding FAD-dependent oxidoreductase, translating into MHRSLLGFGRRMQTFPDSPTDPASLRTAPTGDPASTIHERLVIVGGGMAGWGLCDRLVRRNANHFYQITLIGDEPTPAYDRVHLSSYFGGRSEDDLLLADRQWYADHQIELHTGRRIHCIDRTKCEVVDSNGVRHPYDRLVLATGSSAFVPPIPGADLTGVFVYRTLEDLQSIRRHVDETGASTGLVIGGGLLGLEAAKVMIDLGLSASVVERAPGLMPRQLDSNAAKRLRQHVESIGVDVHVTCRTDSITTTDNQRLQIAFSNRDPMVADLVIIAAGVRPNDQLGKDAGLETGARGGIVVDRHLCTSDPKIHAIGECVRFRDHVYGLVAPCYRMADVLAQHLVGEDTSFEGADESAELKLLGVQVATFGRQIGDSRGGVVLNHSDDSGFRAILLDQGRIVGASCVGQWEQLPQVRLATSKHQRMWPTQRTRFVKSGSPWRDDSALSVHHWPDDSVICNCLNVTKGTVGELIKQGCDQPKRIAEACGASTACGSCANLVSELAGCPAESSVDQGGRPLLWVSALALALLAIWCFGPAIAFAESVQSDRRLIDWWWRDDLARQITGFSLLGALVIGQAFSLRKRIPKFQFGDYRLWRWVHSAIGTLTVAGLIAHTGLRLGENFNAVLGVTFLSVATVGALAGLVTAMESRQGGPSALRWKKWRSWFSKLHFLLAWPLPILIAIHVVSFYWFRD; encoded by the coding sequence ATGCATCGTTCGCTTCTTGGTTTCGGCCGCCGCATGCAAACATTTCCCGATTCGCCGACCGATCCCGCATCGCTGCGGACCGCGCCGACCGGGGATCCGGCATCGACCATTCACGAACGCTTGGTCATTGTCGGTGGCGGCATGGCCGGGTGGGGACTTTGCGACCGCTTGGTGCGACGCAATGCCAACCACTTCTATCAAATCACGCTGATTGGTGACGAACCGACGCCGGCATACGATCGCGTTCACTTGTCGTCGTACTTTGGCGGTCGTAGTGAAGACGATTTACTGTTGGCCGACCGTCAGTGGTACGCCGACCATCAAATTGAACTGCACACCGGACGCCGGATTCACTGTATCGATCGAACCAAGTGCGAGGTCGTCGATTCGAACGGCGTTCGGCATCCCTATGATCGACTGGTGTTGGCGACGGGATCCTCCGCGTTCGTTCCTCCGATTCCCGGTGCGGACCTGACCGGTGTTTTCGTTTATCGCACGTTGGAAGACTTGCAGTCCATCCGTCGACATGTTGACGAAACCGGAGCCTCCACGGGACTGGTCATTGGTGGTGGCCTATTGGGATTGGAAGCGGCCAAAGTCATGATCGACCTGGGGCTTTCCGCGTCCGTGGTGGAACGTGCTCCGGGGTTAATGCCAAGACAATTGGATTCCAATGCTGCCAAACGCCTACGCCAACACGTGGAATCGATCGGCGTCGATGTGCATGTCACTTGCCGCACCGATTCGATCACGACGACGGACAATCAGCGTCTGCAGATAGCCTTCAGCAACCGTGATCCGATGGTCGCCGATTTGGTCATCATCGCCGCGGGGGTCCGTCCGAACGATCAACTTGGCAAAGATGCCGGACTGGAAACGGGCGCTCGCGGTGGCATCGTCGTCGATCGACATCTTTGCACGAGCGACCCAAAGATTCATGCGATCGGGGAATGCGTTCGCTTTCGTGATCACGTTTACGGCTTGGTCGCACCGTGTTACCGGATGGCCGATGTGCTGGCGCAACACCTGGTTGGTGAAGACACAAGCTTTGAGGGTGCCGATGAGTCTGCGGAACTGAAACTTTTGGGTGTTCAAGTCGCGACGTTTGGAAGACAAATCGGTGATTCACGCGGGGGCGTCGTCCTGAACCACTCCGATGATTCCGGATTTCGTGCGATCCTGTTGGATCAGGGGCGCATCGTCGGTGCGTCCTGTGTCGGTCAATGGGAACAGTTGCCCCAAGTCCGTCTGGCGACATCGAAACACCAGCGGATGTGGCCGACGCAACGAACAAGGTTTGTGAAAAGCGGTTCACCATGGCGCGATGATTCGGCTTTGTCGGTTCATCACTGGCCGGACGACAGTGTGATATGCAACTGTTTGAACGTGACCAAAGGAACCGTCGGGGAACTGATCAAGCAGGGATGCGATCAACCAAAGCGAATCGCGGAAGCCTGCGGTGCGTCGACGGCTTGTGGAAGCTGCGCAAATTTGGTGTCGGAACTGGCGGGATGCCCCGCGGAATCGTCCGTGGATCAAGGCGGGCGTCCACTGTTGTGGGTGTCCGCGTTGGCGTTGGCCTTGCTGGCGATCTGGTGCTTCGGCCCGGCAATCGCTTTCGCCGAAAGCGTCCAGTCGGATCGCCGCCTGATCGACTGGTGGTGGCGTGACGATCTGGCAAGGCAAATCACTGGGTTCTCATTGCTAGGCGCGTTGGTGATCGGCCAAGCGTTTTCGTTGCGTAAGCGAATCCCAAAGTTTCAATTCGGCGATTACCGCCTGTGGCGTTGGGTTCACTCGGCCATCGGGACGTTGACCGTGGCCGGGCTGATCGCGCACACGGGGCTGCGTTTGGGTGAAAACTTCAACGCGGTTCTTGGGGTCACGTTTTTATCGGTCGCAACGGTCGGAGCGCTGGCCGGACTGGTCACCGCGATGGAAAGCCGACAAGGCGGACCGAGCGCGTTGCGATGGAAAAAATGGCGATCCTGGTTTTCCAAACTGCACTTTCTATTGGCGTGGCCCCTGCCGATTTTGATCGCCATTCATGTCGTATCGTTCTATTGGTTTCGCGACTGA
- a CDS encoding DUF1328 domain-containing protein yields the protein MLGWALTFLVIALIAALFGFGGIAGSAAGIAQILFVVFLVLFVLSLIFGRRGSAV from the coding sequence ATGTTGGGTTGGGCATTGACCTTTCTCGTGATCGCACTGATCGCCGCACTGTTCGGGTTTGGCGGAATCGCCGGTAGCGCCGCAGGCATCGCACAGATCCTGTTCGTCGTCTTCTTGGTGTTGTTCGTCTTGAGCCTGATCTTTGGTCGCCGAGGCTCCGCTGTCTGA
- a CDS encoding dihydrolipoyl dehydrogenase family protein yields MSSPTHFDLIVIGTGPAGGTVARKVAETGKRVAIVDERTFGGTCALRGCNPKKVYVNAGQLVDRVRRSNDQLVADASTRIDWVKLHAFKETFTRPVAEGSEASFQDSGITTLHGTAKFIGVSTLSIAGEFYEAERIVIATGGRPRTLNFPNSACLISSDDFLDLSQLPRHIAFVGGGYISMEFAHVAARAGSRVTIIEKNSGVLSGFDPDLVKTLTAHSHQQGIQFLLNQTIEGIDVLGDESRRIKLRDGQTVSADCVVHGAGRVPNIDRMQLDVAGIQHDQDGVSVDAHLRSQSNERVYAVGDCARTAQPRLTPVANEDARIVAKNLFADRPVRSPDYGMVPRACFTTPAIASVGLSEEQACQTSADLEVRTGDMSDWSSVRKTGKTVAGYKVLIDRDSDAILGAHLLGPGAEETINLFAMAMKHNLTAADVKSTLFVFPSFSHDIRQMI; encoded by the coding sequence ATGTCTTCACCCACCCATTTTGATCTGATCGTCATCGGCACCGGTCCCGCCGGTGGAACTGTCGCCCGCAAAGTCGCCGAAACCGGCAAACGGGTTGCAATCGTCGACGAACGCACCTTTGGGGGAACTTGTGCGTTGCGAGGGTGCAATCCGAAAAAGGTTTACGTCAATGCCGGTCAACTCGTGGACCGTGTTCGGCGTTCCAACGATCAACTGGTGGCTGATGCATCCACGCGAATCGACTGGGTAAAATTGCACGCATTCAAGGAAACGTTCACGCGTCCTGTGGCTGAGGGATCCGAAGCATCGTTTCAAGATTCCGGCATCACCACACTGCACGGGACGGCCAAGTTCATTGGCGTCAGCACGCTATCCATCGCGGGCGAATTTTACGAAGCCGAACGAATCGTCATCGCAACCGGCGGCCGCCCGCGAACACTGAACTTCCCGAACAGCGCTTGTTTGATTTCCAGTGATGATTTTCTGGATTTGTCACAATTGCCACGACACATCGCATTCGTCGGTGGCGGATACATCTCCATGGAGTTCGCCCACGTGGCGGCGCGGGCAGGTTCACGGGTAACCATCATCGAAAAAAACTCCGGCGTTCTGTCGGGGTTTGATCCTGATCTGGTGAAAACATTGACGGCGCACTCTCATCAGCAGGGCATTCAGTTCCTGTTGAATCAAACCATCGAAGGTATCGACGTTCTGGGTGACGAATCACGTCGCATCAAGCTGCGCGACGGCCAGACGGTGTCGGCTGACTGTGTGGTCCACGGCGCCGGACGCGTCCCCAACATCGATCGAATGCAGCTGGACGTGGCTGGGATCCAACACGATCAAGATGGCGTGTCAGTCGATGCACATCTGCGGAGCCAATCCAACGAAAGAGTTTACGCGGTTGGTGATTGCGCCCGCACGGCTCAACCACGTTTGACACCGGTGGCCAATGAAGACGCCAGGATCGTGGCAAAAAACCTTTTCGCGGATCGTCCGGTACGTAGTCCTGATTACGGGATGGTTCCGCGTGCTTGCTTTACCACCCCGGCAATCGCTTCGGTCGGGCTGTCCGAAGAACAGGCCTGCCAAACGTCGGCCGATCTGGAGGTGCGAACCGGTGACATGAGCGATTGGAGCAGTGTACGTAAAACCGGCAAAACCGTGGCGGGATACAAGGTCCTGATTGACCGCGACTCCGATGCAATCCTTGGTGCCCATCTATTGGGCCCTGGTGCCGAAGAAACGATCAACCTGTTTGCGATGGCCATGAAACACAATTTGACTGCAGCGGACGTCAAATCCACCTTGTTCGTCTTCCCAAGTTTCAGCCATGACATTCGGCAGATGATTTAG
- a CDS encoding PA2169 family four-helix-bundle protein — MTLETKDQLNETTVKRLQQLIQANIDAYDGFRESAEEIEHPALADLFRQIAHQRSKFATELQNFVSWNGEAPETDGSVAASIHRTWIDIRGKLNGGDPHVILIEAERGEDHIKHAYEDVLKETAGSAMSDVLNAQYAIVKSGHDKIRDLRDSFKKA, encoded by the coding sequence ATGACTTTGGAAACCAAAGACCAATTGAACGAAACGACCGTCAAGAGACTGCAACAACTGATTCAGGCCAATATCGACGCCTATGATGGCTTTCGTGAATCGGCCGAAGAGATTGAACATCCCGCATTGGCAGATTTGTTTCGACAGATCGCACATCAGCGGTCCAAGTTCGCGACCGAACTGCAAAACTTTGTCAGCTGGAATGGCGAAGCACCGGAAACCGATGGGTCCGTCGCGGCGTCCATCCACCGCACATGGATCGACATTCGCGGTAAGCTGAACGGTGGTGACCCGCACGTGATTTTGATCGAGGCCGAACGTGGCGAAGATCATATCAAGCATGCCTATGAAGACGTCTTGAAGGAAACTGCCGGCAGCGCGATGAGCGACGTACTGAATGCGCAATACGCCATCGTCAAATCGGGTCACGACAAGATCCGTGATCTGCGAGATTCTTTCAAAAAGGCGTAA
- a CDS encoding YybH family protein — protein sequence MKNQALPDRAFSFLAALTIGFFGSLQAQESDQATAESSAARDETGQVDREDIHHTMEHFVKAFESRDADALASFFTVQCEFENVEGMKVRGRAALNDAFANFFAQTPEVSAKVTSESLRFLSRGTAIDEGVVKIQRGPAASQTEANYSALLVRDGEAWRIASFQESPKTDEPTIDDLEWLIGKWTSRADTGAMIRTTYQWLPGRRFIKSQFSIDDAELSFAGAQIIGVDPATGMLHSWTYESDGGIGEADWYPDDNHWSLDAVGTLADGRTLAELNILRRIDNDTFTWQSTNRELDGESLSDLAPVKVVRVREAVSE from the coding sequence ATGAAGAACCAAGCCCTTCCGGATCGTGCGTTTTCTTTTCTAGCCGCTTTGACGATTGGATTTTTCGGTTCGCTGCAAGCGCAGGAATCCGACCAAGCCACTGCGGAGAGTTCCGCCGCGCGAGACGAAACCGGTCAAGTCGACCGTGAGGACATTCACCACACGATGGAGCATTTTGTCAAAGCGTTCGAGTCCCGGGATGCGGATGCCCTTGCCAGCTTCTTCACGGTCCAGTGTGAGTTTGAAAACGTCGAGGGAATGAAGGTACGGGGACGGGCAGCACTCAATGATGCCTTCGCCAATTTCTTTGCTCAAACTCCCGAGGTCAGTGCGAAAGTCACCTCCGAGTCGCTCAGATTTTTGTCACGTGGCACCGCAATTGATGAGGGCGTAGTCAAGATCCAAAGGGGCCCGGCCGCTAGCCAGACAGAGGCGAACTACAGCGCTTTACTGGTGCGTGACGGTGAAGCCTGGCGGATCGCGAGTTTTCAAGAATCACCCAAGACCGATGAACCCACGATCGATGATTTGGAGTGGTTGATTGGCAAGTGGACGTCGAGAGCTGACACGGGCGCGATGATTCGGACAACCTATCAATGGTTGCCTGGTCGCCGCTTTATCAAGTCGCAGTTCTCAATCGACGATGCGGAGCTCTCATTCGCTGGTGCTCAAATCATCGGAGTCGATCCTGCGACCGGAATGCTGCATTCATGGACGTACGAGTCGGATGGTGGGATCGGTGAAGCTGACTGGTATCCCGATGACAACCACTGGTCACTCGACGCGGTCGGAACGTTGGCAGACGGAAGAACGCTAGCTGAACTGAATATTCTGCGGCGGATCGACAACGATACGTTTACGTGGCAGTCCACCAATCGTGAACTTGATGGAGAATCGTTATCTGATCTGGCACCGGTGAAGGTCGTTCGAGTCAGAGAAGCAGTTTCCGAATGA
- a CDS encoding protein kinase domain-containing protein — translation MSPRRDISNKPNDESPDSPAPHLEPTQYREPGDTAASAPTLERTLADATPREHATSEQNPSEQAATDRQGERVHYFGDYELLEEIARGGMGIVYKAQQTRLKRLVAVKMILGGALASEQNVKRFLVEAEASANLDHPGIVPVYDFGEHGGTNYFSMAYVDGPSLAEKVGEHPMPADEAAALILKIADAVAYAHAQGVIHRDLKPENVLIDRDGQPRITDFGLAKLIDSDDELTQDGAIMGSVFYMPPEQASGQKSLIGPTADIYALGAMLYKLLTGHPPFQGPTAMETLNQVIHQDPIPLRRINSRIPRDLETICLKCLHKDIKRRFRTANELVEELTSFRRGEPIRSRPVGQIEHLWRWCRRNPLPTLLSAGLLFTVFFAAITVTTFLNRAKAEQRRFEQQQRSVETLSNMVLSKTLSETDEWLRLFFQPVEQQLSVTGDRVGAGLIDVETPKDANDFLVPLIEYYPQVSSLMIADDRGREHMLLRTEQQIDGQTNHLWRCRQTRLDQWQDEVRWTEWTSKQPTIQQHTESLSYDPRTRPWFRTAVNGLDESNADQNRRQAIHWTEPYLFFTTKDLGITASMAIPDSNGGHVTTVVAFDLLLQDITRFTTRKQPTQNGKLLVLTEDARLVALPKDAQFATPMQWKQWFMKPLEEINQPYATQAASVFSFNSDRKQIYRFESNGDQWWGAAKQFQLGDELTLWMLVLLPERDLHKRLSEQ, via the coding sequence GTGTCGCCGCGAAGAGACATCTCAAACAAGCCAAACGACGAGAGCCCAGATTCACCTGCTCCCCATCTCGAACCGACTCAGTATCGAGAGCCTGGGGACACAGCGGCTTCGGCTCCGACGCTGGAAAGGACACTCGCCGACGCAACGCCCCGCGAACATGCCACCAGCGAACAAAACCCCAGCGAACAAGCGGCAACGGATCGCCAGGGAGAACGTGTTCATTACTTCGGCGACTACGAGTTGCTTGAAGAAATCGCACGCGGTGGCATGGGCATTGTCTACAAAGCCCAGCAGACTCGCCTGAAACGTCTCGTTGCGGTCAAGATGATCCTGGGTGGTGCACTTGCATCGGAACAGAATGTCAAAAGGTTCTTGGTCGAAGCGGAGGCTTCGGCAAACCTGGACCATCCCGGAATTGTTCCCGTCTACGACTTCGGGGAACACGGCGGCACGAACTATTTCTCAATGGCCTATGTGGATGGACCAAGCCTGGCAGAAAAAGTCGGCGAACATCCGATGCCAGCGGATGAGGCAGCCGCATTGATTTTGAAGATCGCAGACGCGGTTGCGTACGCTCACGCGCAAGGCGTCATTCATCGCGATCTCAAGCCAGAAAATGTTTTGATCGATCGCGACGGCCAGCCACGGATCACTGATTTCGGACTGGCGAAACTGATTGATTCCGATGACGAACTGACGCAGGACGGCGCCATCATGGGGTCCGTCTTTTACATGCCACCAGAGCAAGCATCCGGCCAAAAGTCACTGATCGGGCCAACGGCGGATATCTACGCGCTCGGCGCAATGCTTTACAAGCTATTGACGGGCCATCCCCCGTTTCAGGGACCGACGGCGATGGAGACCCTCAATCAAGTTATCCATCAGGATCCTATCCCACTCCGACGAATCAACTCGCGCATCCCTCGCGATCTGGAAACGATTTGTTTGAAATGCCTCCACAAGGATATCAAACGTCGCTTTCGAACAGCTAACGAATTGGTGGAGGAGCTCACTTCCTTTCGGCGTGGCGAACCCATTCGTTCACGGCCTGTTGGTCAGATTGAACATCTCTGGCGATGGTGTCGACGTAATCCGCTTCCGACGCTGCTTTCCGCCGGACTGCTTTTCACGGTGTTTTTTGCAGCGATCACCGTCACAACTTTCTTAAATCGCGCGAAAGCAGAGCAGCGTCGTTTCGAGCAACAACAACGATCTGTCGAAACGTTATCGAACATGGTGTTGAGCAAGACACTGTCGGAGACCGATGAGTGGCTCAGACTCTTCTTTCAGCCTGTCGAACAGCAGTTGTCTGTGACCGGAGACAGGGTGGGCGCCGGTCTGATCGACGTGGAAACGCCAAAAGACGCGAATGATTTTCTGGTCCCGCTGATCGAATATTATCCGCAAGTTTCATCACTGATGATCGCTGATGACCGCGGACGCGAGCATATGCTTCTGCGAACCGAACAACAAATAGACGGGCAAACCAACCATCTTTGGAGGTGCAGGCAAACAAGGCTCGATCAGTGGCAGGATGAGGTTCGCTGGACGGAATGGACGAGCAAGCAACCCACGATTCAACAGCACACCGAATCGCTTTCGTACGACCCTCGCACCCGACCTTGGTTTCGGACAGCCGTCAACGGACTTGACGAATCCAATGCCGACCAGAACCGACGGCAAGCAATTCATTGGACAGAACCCTACCTGTTCTTTACGACCAAAGACTTGGGCATTACAGCATCAATGGCGATCCCCGATTCGAATGGAGGTCATGTCACAACGGTTGTCGCTTTCGACTTATTGCTTCAGGACATCACACGATTCACCACGCGAAAACAACCGACACAGAACGGAAAGTTGCTGGTACTGACGGAGGATGCGAGGCTAGTCGCGCTGCCCAAAGACGCTCAGTTTGCGACGCCAATGCAATGGAAACAGTGGTTCATGAAACCCCTGGAAGAAATCAATCAACCGTATGCGACGCAAGCTGCAAGTGTCTTCTCGTTCAATAGCGACCGAAAGCAAATTTATCGTTTTGAATCGAACGGCGATCAATGGTGGGGAGCAGCGAAACAATTCCAACTGGGCGACGAGCTGACACTATGGATGCTTGTACTGTTGCCCGAACGAGATCTCCACAAGCGATTGTCCGAACAATAG